From Herbaspirillum sp. WKF16:
CGCCGACGAAACGCTGCGCCTGAACAAGCAGGCGCGCCAGGTCGCCGACTACATCGCCGGCATGACCGACCGCTACGCGATCCGCGAACATCGCCGGCTGTTCGTAATGGAATAATGAAATGATGGAATGAAGCCTGCGCGGCGCGAGACGGGCCGCAACGCCTGCGCATGCCGCTGAACGGGACGTTCCGATACGTCCCGTTTTCTCTCAGCTCATGCTTGGCCTCATTTCGTTGGCGCTGCGGAAATTGATTGGCCCGGAGGCAATGCGGGGCACATTTCGTTACACTTTTCCCGAAAAAAAATTTCGCCGCGCGCAGGCTCTGCAATGGCCTCGCCTGCTCCCCGCAAAGCCTTTGCCGGCAAGGGATTGCAAGAAATTTCCCCAATGAAATCCACGGCATCGCGCGCCGCCAACCGACGAAACCGGCAGATGTAAATTTCTGTCAATATTCAGATAACGCGACACCCGCCGTTATGAAGGAATGGATCGGCGCCGGCGTTTGCCGTTTGCCGCTCCAGCGGATCCGCCCTCCCCTTTTCTGATTCACGGATCCCCTCTTTTCTCAGGAGACCGTCATGCCTATCAGCACCACCGGCGGCGTCGACACCAAGTCGCTGCTGCCCAGCACCACCACCTCGACCACCGACTCGTCCAACCTGCCGGCCACCACCGGCGCGAGCAACGACAAGATCGCCGACGCGCAAAAGGCCAACCTGCTGACCGAGTCCGGCTCCAAGGCCCAGCTCAACGTGTCGATCCTGCAGGCCTCGCTGTCGGTGTCGCTGAACTCGCAGAACGATCCGCTTTCGCTGGTCTACAAGAGCGCCATCGAGAACATCAACGACGTGCTGCGCCCCGAGCTCGGCGACAATGCGATCCAGAACGCGATGTCGCAGGACAACTCGCCCGAAGGCACCGCCGGCCGCATCGTCTCCTTCGTCACCAACATGTTCCAGCTGTACAAGCAGAACAACCCGGACAAGGACGACGGCACCAACGCCGACGACTACATGCAGAAGATCCTCAAGGGCGTCGACCAGGGCTTCAAGGAAGCGCGCGGCATCCTGGAGAGCCTCAACGTGCTCAACGGCGACATCGCCAGCAACATCGACAAGACCTATGACCTGGTGCAGAAGGGCCTGGCCGACTTCCTCGCCAAGATCAAGGGCGACCAGCAGGACGGCGACGGCGCCGATGACGGCGATGGCAGCTCCAATGGCGGCGGCACCGTGACCGCCAGCGAGACCACGGTCAGCGTATCGATCTCGGTGAGCCAGACGCGCATCAGCACCAGCGCCTGATCGCTTTTTTCAGGCAATAAAAAACAGGCTGTTCCCTTGCGGGGACAGCCTGTTTTGTTTTGGGCGTTCGCCATGTCGCGACGTCCGCGCAACGACGCTGGGTCCCTGCTTTCGCAGGGACGACAGGAAAGAGAGAACTGGAACCTTCATCTGCTCAAGTCCCGCCCTACCCGTCGTCCCGGCGCAGGCCGGGATCCAGCGGCGTTCGTCGTGCGGCGAATCAGCCCTTCAACTTGGCGAACGCCGCCGCCATCGCATTGTTGGACGGCTCCTGTTCACGGCCGCGCTGGTTCTGGTGTTGCGAGAGGCGGCGCGCGTCGTTGCGGTCGCCGCGCTGCTCGTTGCGCGCGCCCGGCGCCGGCGCGGTGTCGTTCAGGCGCATGGTCAGGGCGATGCGCTTGCGCTTCTCGTCCACTTCCAGCACCTTGACCTTGACCACCTGGCCGGCCTTGACCACCGTGTGCGGATCCTTGACGAAGGTGTTCGACAGCGCCGAGATGTGCACCAGGCCGTCCTGGTGCACGCCGATGTCGACGAAGGCGCCGAAGGCGGCGACGTTGGTCACCACGCCTTCCAGGATCATGTCCGGACGCAGGTCCTTGATTTCCTCCACGCCTTCCTTGAAGGTCGCGGTGGTGAACTCGGGGCGCGGGTCGCGGCCCGGCTTGTCCAGTTCTTTCAGGATGTCGGTGACGGTGGGCACGCCGAACTTCTCGTCGGCGTACTTGGCCGGCGACAGGCCCTTCAACAGCGAGGTCTGGCCGACCACGCTCTTCACGTCCTTCTGGATGTCGGCGAGGATCTTCTGCACCAGCGGATAGGATTCCGGGTGCACCGCGGACGCGTCCAGCGGGTTATCGCCGTTCATCACGCGCAGGAAGCCGGCGGCCTGCTCGAAGGTCTTGTCGCCCAGGCGCGGCACTTCGCGCAGCGCGGCGCGCGAGGTGAACATGCCTTTCATGTCGCGGTAGGAGACGATGCTCTGCGCCACGCTGGCGTTCAGACCCGACACGCGCGCCAGCAGCGGCGCCGAGGCGGTGTTGACGTCCACGCCGACGGCGTTGACGCAGTCTTCCACCACGGCGTCCAGCGAGCGCGCCAGCTGGGTCTGGCTGACGTCGTGCTGGTATTGGCCCACGCCGATGGACTTGGGATCGATCTTGACCAGCTCGGCCAGCGGATCCTGCAGGCGGCGCGCAATCGACACCGCGCCGCGGATCGAGACATCCAGGTCCGGCAATTCCTTGGAGGCGAATTCGGAGGCCGAGTACACCGAGGCGCCGGCTTCCGACACCACGATCTTGGTCAGCTTCAGCTCGGGACGCAGCTTGATCAGGTCCTGCGCCAGCTTGTCGGTCTCGCGCGAGGCGGTGCCGTTGCCGATCGAGATCAGCGACACATTGTGCTTCTCGGCCAGTTGCGACAGCGTATGCAGCGAACCATGCCAGTCGTTGCGCGGCTGGTGCGGATAGATGGTGTCGTTGGCGACCACCTTGCCGGTGGCGTCGACGATGGCGACCTTGACGCCGGTGCGCAGGCCCGGATCCAGGCCCATGGTGGCGCGCGGGCCGGCCGGCGCGGCCAGCAGCAGGTCCTTCAGGTTGCGGGCGAAGACGTTGATGGCCTCGGCTTCGGCGTCTTCGCGCAGCTTGGTCATCAGTTCGGTTTCCAGGTGCATGAACACCTTCACGCGCCAGGCCCAGCGCACCGTGTCGGAGAGC
This genomic window contains:
- a CDS encoding DUF5610 domain-containing protein, producing MPISTTGGVDTKSLLPSTTTSTTDSSNLPATTGASNDKIADAQKANLLTESGSKAQLNVSILQASLSVSLNSQNDPLSLVYKSAIENINDVLRPELGDNAIQNAMSQDNSPEGTAGRIVSFVTNMFQLYKQNNPDKDDGTNADDYMQKILKGVDQGFKEARGILESLNVLNGDIASNIDKTYDLVQKGLADFLAKIKGDQQDGDGADDGDGSSNGGGTVTASETTVSVSISVSQTRISTSA
- a CDS encoding Tex family protein, with the protein product MLPSIEQRLALELVAKPVQVAAAIALLDEGATVPFIARYRKEVTGGLDDIQLRLLEERLRYLRELESRRAAIIASIEEQGKMTPELLDAIVHAEDKTRLEDLYLPYKPKRRTKAQIAAEAGLTELADALLGDPTLNPEDEAAKYLKPAFTTDNGDNPGVPDAKAALDGARQILMERFSEDAALLQSLREYLTDHGVVESKVVDGKQDAGEKFADYFDYSETIGTIPSHRALALFRGRREEMLNVALRLDTEEEKPKWDAPHNPCEGRIAIRFGVSNKGRAADKWLSDTVRWAWRVKVFMHLETELMTKLREDAEAEAINVFARNLKDLLLAAPAGPRATMGLDPGLRTGVKVAIVDATGKVVANDTIYPHQPRNDWHGSLHTLSQLAEKHNVSLISIGNGTASRETDKLAQDLIKLRPELKLTKIVVSEAGASVYSASEFASKELPDLDVSIRGAVSIARRLQDPLAELVKIDPKSIGVGQYQHDVSQTQLARSLDAVVEDCVNAVGVDVNTASAPLLARVSGLNASVAQSIVSYRDMKGMFTSRAALREVPRLGDKTFEQAAGFLRVMNGDNPLDASAVHPESYPLVQKILADIQKDVKSVVGQTSLLKGLSPAKYADEKFGVPTVTDILKELDKPGRDPRPEFTTATFKEGVEEIKDLRPDMILEGVVTNVAAFGAFVDIGVHQDGLVHISALSNTFVKDPHTVVKAGQVVKVKVLEVDEKRKRIALTMRLNDTAPAPGARNEQRGDRNDARRLSQHQNQRGREQEPSNNAMAAAFAKLKG